The Bacillus sp. Y1 genome has a window encoding:
- a CDS encoding heterodisulfide reductase-related iron-sulfur binding cluster: MNAMLWINLIAFIIVTAYAVSLFVYVVKTRIEYIKLGKKVEFDSRVKERLDKIWVNVFGQKKLLKDKKSGIIHVMFFYGFILVQFGAIDFIIKGLVPGAHLPLGPLYPGFTFFQEIVTLMILVAVFWAFHRRYVEKLVRLKRNFKSGLVLIFIGGLMLSVLVGNGMSLIWHAHEASWTEPIASLVSVAFSWVGETGSIAIFYVAWWIHLLFLLAFLVYVPQSKHAHLIAGPANVYFNRLEKPGKLTKIDFEDETQETFGVGKIEDFTQHQLIDLYACVECGRCTSMCPATGTGKMLSPMDLILKMRDHLTNHGAAITQKQPWVPTFAFSNTKGNQIALAAAGKGVQESAASLAYSPSLIGDVITEEEIWACTTCRNCEDQCPVMNEHVDKIIDLRRYLVLTEGKMDADAQRAMQNIERQGNPWGLNRKERENWRDERTDVVIPTVKEMKKSGQEFEYLFWVGSMGSYDNRSQKIALSFAKLLNEAGVKFAILGSKEKNSGDTARRLGNEFVFQELATKNIEEFEKNEVKKIVTIDPHAYNTFKNEYPDFGLKAEVYHHTELLAELVRDGRLKPKFEVNETITFHDSCYLGRYNEVYDAPRDILKAIPGVTLVEMTRNRDTGMCCGAGGGLMWMEEEKGQRINVARTEQALAVKPSVISSGCPYCLTMLSDGTKAKEVEETVSTYDVAELLEKAVIGEAKIVS, from the coding sequence ATGAATGCCATGCTTTGGATCAACTTGATTGCTTTTATAATTGTAACCGCTTACGCAGTTAGTCTATTTGTTTATGTAGTCAAAACGAGAATCGAGTACATAAAGCTCGGGAAGAAGGTTGAGTTTGATTCTCGAGTAAAGGAAAGACTCGATAAGATTTGGGTCAATGTATTCGGGCAAAAAAAGCTGTTAAAGGATAAGAAAAGCGGAATTATTCATGTGATGTTTTTTTACGGATTTATCCTTGTTCAATTTGGGGCAATCGACTTTATTATTAAAGGCCTTGTACCAGGTGCGCACTTGCCACTAGGGCCTCTGTATCCAGGATTCACTTTTTTTCAAGAAATCGTCACTTTAATGATTTTAGTTGCTGTTTTTTGGGCGTTTCATCGTCGATATGTAGAAAAATTGGTTCGATTGAAACGGAATTTCAAATCGGGACTCGTGTTAATTTTTATCGGTGGATTAATGCTTTCTGTACTTGTTGGAAATGGAATGAGTCTCATCTGGCATGCTCATGAAGCCTCATGGACAGAGCCTATTGCCTCATTAGTGAGCGTGGCTTTTTCGTGGGTAGGAGAAACAGGTTCCATCGCAATTTTTTATGTGGCTTGGTGGATTCATCTTTTGTTCCTGCTAGCATTCCTTGTGTATGTTCCACAGTCCAAGCATGCGCATTTAATTGCAGGTCCAGCCAATGTGTATTTTAATCGCTTAGAAAAGCCAGGAAAATTAACAAAGATTGATTTTGAAGACGAAACACAAGAGACATTCGGTGTGGGCAAAATTGAAGATTTCACTCAGCATCAGCTCATCGACTTATACGCGTGTGTAGAATGTGGGCGTTGTACGAGTATGTGTCCAGCAACAGGGACAGGAAAGATGCTGTCGCCGATGGACTTAATCTTAAAAATGCGCGATCACTTAACGAATCACGGTGCAGCCATTACGCAAAAGCAGCCATGGGTTCCAACCTTTGCTTTTTCAAATACAAAAGGAAATCAAATTGCATTAGCAGCTGCTGGAAAAGGGGTTCAGGAGTCTGCGGCAAGTCTAGCTTACAGTCCAAGCTTGATCGGAGATGTTATTACAGAGGAGGAAATTTGGGCTTGTACCACTTGCCGAAATTGTGAAGATCAATGTCCGGTTATGAATGAGCATGTCGATAAAATTATCGACCTTCGTCGTTATCTTGTTCTAACAGAAGGAAAAATGGATGCCGATGCACAAAGAGCGATGCAAAACATCGAACGTCAAGGAAACCCTTGGGGACTGAACCGCAAAGAGCGTGAGAACTGGCGGGATGAGAGAACTGACGTGGTCATTCCAACGGTAAAAGAAATGAAAAAGTCTGGTCAAGAGTTTGAGTATTTGTTCTGGGTCGGTTCCATGGGCTCTTATGACAACCGCAGTCAAAAAATTGCTTTGTCCTTTGCGAAGCTTTTAAATGAAGCGGGAGTGAAGTTTGCGATTTTAGGAAGCAAGGAAAAGAACTCGGGTGACACCGCAAGACGTTTAGGAAATGAGTTTGTGTTCCAAGAGCTTGCAACGAAAAATATTGAAGAGTTTGAGAAGAATGAAGTAAAGAAAATCGTGACGATTGATCCTCATGCGTATAATACATTCAAAAATGAATACCCTGATTTTGGATTAAAAGCCGAAGTGTACCATCATACCGAGCTGCTTGCTGAGCTTGTGAGGGATGGAAGATTAAAGCCGAAGTTTGAAGTGAACGAAACGATCACCTTCCACGATTCTTGTTATTTAGGACGCTACAATGAAGTGTACGATGCACCACGCGATATATTAAAAGCGATTCCGGGCGTCACACTCGTAGAAATGACTCGTAACAGAGACACGGGAATGTGTTGTGGAGCTGGTGGTGGCCTTATGTGGATGGAAGAAGAAAAGGGCCAACGTATTAATGTAGCAAGAACTGAGCAAGCATTAGCTGTTAAACCGTCTGTTATTTCATCTGGCTGTCCGTATTGCTTAACAATGCTTTCAGATGGAACAAAGGCAAAGGAAGTTGAAGAAACGGTATCAACCTATGACGTGGCAGAGCTTTTAGAAAAAGCTGTCATCGGAGAGGCAAAAATCGTGTCATAA
- the cls gene encoding cardiolipin synthase gives MKVIGFILLALVLILLLLYVDFILGRRQHLSSIYRKSYPMRQSHIDVFTRGDALFLDLFSEIEHANEHIHVLFYILKDDPYGRRFLQILKNKALEGVEVRLLLDWAGSFRVPRRIVHELKQAGIHFAYSHKPKFPFFFYRLQVRNHRKITVIDGRLGYIGGFNVGKEYLNEDPKLNPWRDYHLKIMGEGVHDLQREFLKDWEEETQEHLLKTSTYFPDPVSGPIRHQIIPSEGFYLEETFSGMIRGAETSINIGSPYFIPSKRIFQDLLDALDRGVKVTILVPQTPDHPFVKEASFPYLRTLISKGANVYDYVKGFYHAKILIIDDRICDSGTANFDKRSFFLNHEINCYLFDLDIISHMKNIYETDVKDGIKISLHDITHLSFKQKMLEWIARPISYFL, from the coding sequence ATGAAGGTTATCGGTTTCATCCTGCTTGCTTTAGTACTCATCCTATTGCTATTGTATGTCGACTTTATACTCGGCAGAAGACAACATTTATCTTCTATTTATAGAAAAAGTTATCCGATGAGGCAAAGTCATATTGATGTATTTACAAGAGGAGATGCCCTCTTCTTGGACTTATTTTCTGAAATAGAACATGCAAACGAGCATATTCATGTTCTTTTTTATATATTAAAAGATGATCCTTATGGCCGTAGGTTTCTGCAGATTTTGAAAAACAAAGCATTAGAAGGAGTGGAAGTTAGACTTCTTCTCGATTGGGCAGGAAGCTTTAGAGTTCCACGTCGGATTGTGCATGAACTGAAACAAGCTGGCATTCATTTTGCGTATAGTCATAAACCGAAATTCCCCTTTTTCTTTTACCGTTTACAGGTTCGAAATCACCGAAAAATTACGGTCATTGATGGGCGACTTGGCTATATTGGAGGATTTAATGTCGGAAAAGAGTACTTAAACGAGGATCCAAAGCTGAACCCTTGGCGTGATTATCATTTAAAAATTATGGGTGAAGGGGTTCATGATCTCCAACGTGAGTTTCTTAAGGACTGGGAAGAGGAAACACAAGAACATCTTCTCAAAACTTCCACTTATTTTCCTGACCCAGTATCAGGTCCGATTCGTCACCAAATTATCCCTTCAGAAGGGTTTTATCTCGAAGAAACCTTCTCCGGGATGATACGAGGGGCTGAAACATCGATCAACATTGGTTCTCCTTATTTCATTCCTAGCAAACGCATTTTTCAAGATTTGTTGGATGCATTGGATCGCGGTGTGAAAGTGACCATCCTTGTTCCCCAAACTCCTGATCACCCTTTTGTGAAAGAAGCCTCTTTCCCCTATTTGCGCACGCTTATTTCTAAAGGGGCCAATGTCTATGATTATGTCAAAGGCTTTTACCATGCAAAAATCCTTATCATTGATGATCGAATTTGTGATTCTGGCACAGCCAACTTTGACAAAAGAAGCTTCTTTTTGAATCATGAAATTAACTGCTACTTGTTCGATTTAGACATCATCTCACATATGAAAAACATATATGAAACGGATGTAAAAGATGGGATTAAAATATCCCTTCATGACATAACCCATTTGAGCTTTAAGCAAAAAATGCTTGAATGGATCGCACGCCCTATTTCTTATTTTCTTTAG
- the uvsE gene encoding UV DNA damage repair endonuclease UvsE, producing the protein MRIRFGYVSTALSLWEASPARALTFTRYKQLPASEREEKLMAVTGENIFNTLRMVSYNVAHGIQVYRLSSSIAPLSTHPEVNWDFVTPFRKEWKELGDLIRRHQMRVSFHPNQYTLFTSPREEVTKNAVIDMDYHYRMLEAMGVEKDGVLNIHVGGAYGDKTQSLERFHENIQTLPSHIKEVTTLENDDKTYTTEETLSVCRKEGIRLVFDYHHHMANLSEEPLDTLLPKVFQTWEGHLLKPKIHISSPKSEKMYRAHADFVDLEYIMPLIELLRSMNTDVDFMIEAKAKDMACLKLVEDISRIRGVKRVGGAEIEWK; encoded by the coding sequence ATGAGAATTCGCTTTGGCTATGTATCGACTGCCCTTTCTCTTTGGGAGGCATCGCCTGCAAGAGCCTTGACCTTTACCCGGTATAAGCAGCTTCCCGCTTCCGAACGCGAGGAAAAACTAATGGCTGTTACTGGTGAAAATATATTTAATACGTTACGAATGGTATCCTACAACGTGGCTCACGGCATTCAAGTGTATCGCTTATCCAGTTCCATCGCCCCTCTTTCTACTCACCCAGAGGTGAACTGGGATTTTGTCACACCGTTTCGAAAGGAGTGGAAGGAGCTTGGCGATTTAATTCGCAGACATCAGATGCGTGTAAGCTTCCACCCTAACCAGTACACTTTGTTCACCTCTCCACGTGAAGAAGTAACAAAGAATGCGGTAATTGATATGGACTATCATTACAGAATGCTCGAAGCAATGGGAGTGGAAAAAGACGGGGTCCTGAATATTCATGTTGGAGGAGCCTACGGGGATAAAACACAGTCACTGGAACGCTTTCACGAAAATATTCAAACACTCCCCTCCCATATCAAAGAGGTCACCACATTAGAGAATGATGATAAAACATATACCACCGAGGAGACACTTTCTGTATGTCGTAAAGAAGGCATTCGTCTTGTCTTTGATTATCATCATCATATGGCCAATTTGAGTGAAGAGCCTCTGGATACCTTGCTCCCAAAAGTATTTCAAACGTGGGAAGGCCATTTATTAAAACCGAAAATCCACATTTCTTCCCCAAAGTCAGAAAAAATGTATCGAGCACATGCTGACTTTGTTGATTTGGAATATATCATGCCCCTGATCGAGCTTCTCCGTTCTATGAATACCGATGTCGACTTTATGATTGAAGCTAAGGCGAAGGATATGGCATGCCTCAAACTTGTAGAAGACATTAGCCGTATTCGGGGTGTGAAACGAGTGGGCGGTGCAGAGATTGAATGGAAATGA
- the mnmH gene encoding tRNA 2-selenouridine(34) synthase MnmH: MIRDCSVEKFLENKERYTTIDVRSPGEFDDSHIPGSVNIPLFTNEERALIGTIYKQEGQKEAKWKAMEIVSPKIPDMLARIQEIEESGREPMVYCWRGGMRSQSVATFATLAGLHVRRIEGGYRAYREHVIEHISDLIPAESVVITGMTGTGKTEILQHLNTAGYPVLDLEKYANHKGSVFGSIGGETPHNQKMFDALLFEDLKKLKGSPYFIMEGESKRIGHAVQPPELTEKKLKGLHITVYSSIEKRMERIYEQYVKPYEHSDAFHERVELALKMIIKRIKSFDIQTELLRCVEERDYMPLIKLLMEHYYDPRYGNKVGDYENPEIFVCSDSVLEATNKIAEIIEQSRRAKIEV; the protein is encoded by the coding sequence ATGATTAGAGACTGTTCAGTTGAAAAGTTTTTAGAAAATAAAGAGCGCTATACGACGATCGATGTTCGGTCACCAGGTGAATTCGATGATAGCCATATACCTGGATCGGTCAATATTCCTCTTTTTACAAATGAAGAGCGGGCATTGATTGGAACCATTTATAAGCAAGAAGGACAGAAGGAAGCCAAGTGGAAGGCAATGGAGATTGTTAGTCCGAAAATTCCTGATATGCTTGCGCGAATTCAAGAGATTGAAGAATCTGGTCGCGAACCAATGGTGTACTGCTGGAGAGGTGGAATGAGAAGCCAATCCGTTGCCACGTTTGCCACGCTCGCGGGGCTTCATGTGAGAAGAATCGAGGGGGGCTACCGTGCCTATCGTGAGCATGTGATAGAGCATATTTCTGACTTAATTCCTGCTGAATCTGTGGTCATTACCGGGATGACAGGAACAGGAAAAACAGAGATTCTTCAGCATTTAAATACGGCAGGATATCCAGTGCTCGATTTAGAGAAGTACGCGAATCATAAAGGCTCGGTATTTGGCTCGATTGGTGGGGAAACACCGCATAACCAAAAGATGTTTGATGCTCTTCTTTTTGAAGATTTAAAGAAGCTCAAAGGCTCTCCATATTTCATTATGGAAGGAGAGAGCAAACGCATTGGACATGCTGTGCAGCCGCCAGAGTTAACAGAGAAAAAACTGAAGGGACTTCATATCACTGTTTATTCCTCTATCGAAAAACGGATGGAGCGTATTTATGAGCAATACGTGAAACCTTATGAGCATTCGGATGCTTTTCATGAACGTGTTGAACTTGCTTTGAAGATGATTATTAAGAGAATAAAATCATTCGATATTCAAACAGAGCTACTAAGATGTGTGGAAGAAAGAGATTATATGCCACTTATCAAGCTATTAATGGAGCATTACTATGACCCTCGCTACGGAAATAAAGTAGGGGACTATGAAAACCCGGAAATCTTCGTTTGCAGTGATTCGGTTTTAGAGGCAACAAATAAGATCGCTGAGATTATTGAGCAATCAAGAAGAGCGAAAATCGAAGTATAA
- the argS gene encoding arginine--tRNA ligase has translation MNIVEQVQLKLKEEIKAAVIKAELATEEQLPDVILETPKDKANGDYSTNMAMQLARVAKKAPRAIAEALVANFDQSKASIEKIDIAGPGFINFYMNNNYLTDLIPTILTAGEKYGETTVGNGQKIQVEFVSANPTGDLHLGHARGAAVGDSLCNVLAKAGYDVSREYYINDAGNQINNLALSVEARYFQALGMEKDMPADGYHGEDIIGIGKRLAEEYGDKFVNTDEKERFDFFRSYGLKEEMAKLKQDLEDFRVPFDVWYSETSLYGDGKIDVALDKLRENGYIYEEDGATWFRSTDLGDDKDRVLIKQDGSYTYLTPDIAYHKNKLDRGFEKLINIWGADHHGYIPRMKAAIEALGYGKDVLEVEIIQLVHLYKNGEKMKMSKRTGKAVTMRDLVEEVGLDATRYFFAMRSADTHMDFDLDLAVSQSNENPVYYAQYAHARICSILRQGEENGFTYDTNADFSLIGAEKEIEVLKKLGEFPLAVAEAAEKRMPHRVTNYIYELASTFHSFYNAEKVLDAENAERTKARLSLIKAVQTTLKNALKLIGVSAPEKM, from the coding sequence TTGAATATCGTTGAACAGGTACAATTGAAGCTTAAAGAGGAAATAAAAGCGGCAGTTATAAAAGCAGAGCTAGCAACAGAGGAGCAGCTTCCAGATGTGATTCTTGAAACGCCAAAGGATAAAGCAAATGGGGACTACTCTACCAATATGGCGATGCAGTTAGCGAGAGTGGCAAAGAAAGCACCGCGTGCGATTGCGGAGGCGCTTGTGGCAAACTTTGATCAATCCAAGGCATCGATTGAAAAAATTGATATCGCTGGACCTGGATTTATCAATTTTTACATGAACAATAATTACTTAACAGACTTAATTCCGACGATTCTTACGGCTGGTGAAAAGTACGGAGAAACCACGGTTGGAAACGGACAAAAAATTCAAGTTGAGTTTGTGTCTGCGAACCCAACAGGGGACCTTCACCTTGGACATGCTCGTGGAGCGGCAGTTGGGGATTCTCTTTGTAATGTGTTAGCAAAAGCTGGTTACGATGTATCACGTGAATACTATATTAACGATGCAGGAAACCAAATCAATAACCTTGCTTTATCGGTAGAAGCTCGTTACTTCCAAGCGCTTGGTATGGAAAAAGACATGCCGGCTGATGGATACCACGGTGAAGATATTATTGGAATCGGTAAACGTTTGGCTGAAGAGTATGGCGACAAGTTCGTCAATACTGATGAAAAAGAGCGCTTTGACTTTTTCCGTAGCTACGGGTTAAAGGAGGAAATGGCCAAGCTGAAGCAGGATCTTGAGGACTTCCGCGTTCCATTTGATGTATGGTACTCAGAAACATCTCTTTATGGAGATGGAAAAATTGATGTAGCTTTAGACAAGCTTCGTGAAAATGGCTATATTTACGAAGAAGATGGAGCGACTTGGTTCCGCTCAACAGATCTAGGAGATGACAAAGACCGCGTGCTTATTAAGCAGGATGGTTCTTACACCTACTTAACACCTGACATCGCTTATCATAAAAATAAGCTTGATCGTGGCTTTGAAAAGCTTATCAATATTTGGGGTGCGGATCACCACGGATATATTCCTAGAATGAAAGCAGCGATCGAAGCGTTAGGATATGGAAAAGATGTACTTGAGGTTGAAATTATCCAGCTTGTTCACCTATACAAAAATGGTGAAAAGATGAAGATGAGTAAGCGTACAGGGAAAGCTGTTACGATGCGTGATCTAGTTGAAGAGGTAGGCTTAGATGCGACTCGTTACTTCTTTGCGATGAGAAGTGCGGATACGCATATGGACTTTGATCTTGATTTAGCGGTATCACAATCCAATGAAAATCCAGTATACTATGCTCAATACGCACATGCTCGTATTTGCAGCATCCTTCGCCAAGGGGAAGAGAATGGGTTCACATATGATACGAACGCTGATTTCTCTTTAATCGGCGCTGAGAAGGAAATTGAAGTGCTTAAAAAGCTTGGTGAGTTTCCTCTAGCGGTGGCAGAAGCAGCCGAGAAGCGCATGCCACACCGAGTGACAAACTATATTTATGAGCTTGCTTCAACTTTCCACAGCTTTTACAATGCGGAAAAAGTGTTGGATGCGGAAAACGCGGAGCGCACAAAGGCACGCCTTTCATTAATTAAAGCTGTGCAAACGACGTTAAAGAATGCACTGAAATTAATCGGAGTTTCCGCTCCTGAAAAAATGTAA
- a CDS encoding DUF1934 domain-containing protein yields MSNSPADQIPVKIKVYTSIENGGEKETFELTTFGRYYVKNASAYLQYEESTEEGPMKTTMKLTDDVILLMRSGSIKMRMLLEERKKHRGSYTTPFGELQMITDTKELQHRWNSESSKGTIEVLYDLSIQGSKAGTYKLQIVFEEEKR; encoded by the coding sequence TTGTCGAATAGTCCAGCGGATCAAATTCCCGTAAAAATTAAGGTATATACGTCCATTGAGAATGGTGGGGAAAAGGAAACTTTTGAACTCACTACTTTTGGTCGATACTATGTAAAGAATGCGAGCGCCTATCTTCAATACGAGGAAAGTACAGAAGAGGGGCCGATGAAAACGACGATGAAGCTTACGGATGATGTGATTCTTCTTATGAGAAGCGGCTCGATTAAGATGCGAATGCTGCTAGAAGAAAGGAAGAAGCATCGCGGCAGCTATACGACTCCGTTTGGAGAGCTGCAAATGATCACAGATACAAAAGAACTTCAGCATAGATGGAACAGTGAGAGTAGTAAAGGAACGATTGAGGTTTTATACGATCTTTCGATACAAGGCTCAAAAGCAGGTACATACAAATTGCAAATCGTGTTTGAGGAGGAAAAACGTTGA
- the speB gene encoding agmatinase — translation MRFDEAYSGKVFIKSHPSFEESKAVLYGMPMDWTVSYRPGSRFGPARIREVSIGLEEYSLYLDRELEDVKYYDAGDIPLPFGNPQRSLDMIEEFVDKVLDAGKFPLGMGGEHLVSWPVFKAMVKKYPDLAIIHMDAHTDLRENYEGEPLSHSTPIRKVADLIGPQNVYSFGIRSGMKEEFQWAKEVGMHISPFEVLEPLKKVLPTLAGRPVYVTIDIDVLDPAHAPGTGTVDAGGITSKELLASIHEIARSEVNVVGADLVEVAPIYDHSEQTANTASKLIREMILGWVK, via the coding sequence ATGCGTTTTGATGAAGCATACTCAGGTAAGGTGTTTATTAAAAGCCATCCAAGCTTTGAGGAAAGTAAAGCGGTATTGTACGGAATGCCTATGGACTGGACAGTAAGTTACCGACCAGGATCTCGTTTTGGTCCAGCGCGTATTCGTGAAGTGTCCATTGGATTAGAAGAATACAGCTTGTACTTAGACCGTGAGCTAGAAGATGTGAAATACTATGATGCGGGTGATATTCCACTTCCGTTCGGAAATCCACAACGCAGTTTAGATATGATCGAAGAGTTCGTGGACAAGGTTCTTGATGCTGGAAAATTCCCGCTTGGCATGGGTGGAGAGCATTTAGTTTCTTGGCCAGTTTTTAAAGCAATGGTAAAAAAGTATCCGGATTTAGCCATCATACATATGGATGCACACACAGATCTTCGTGAGAACTATGAGGGAGAGCCATTATCTCACTCTACACCGATTCGTAAGGTGGCAGATTTAATCGGGCCACAAAATGTGTATTCATTTGGTATCCGAAGCGGCATGAAGGAAGAGTTCCAATGGGCGAAGGAAGTTGGTATGCATATTTCTCCGTTCGAAGTGCTTGAGCCTTTGAAAAAAGTATTGCCAACATTAGCAGGACGTCCTGTGTATGTAACAATTGATATCGATGTTCTTGACCCTGCGCATGCACCAGGAACAGGTACAGTTGATGCAGGTGGAATCACTTCTAAAGAGCTACTAGCTTCCATTCACGAAATTGCACGCTCGGAAGTTAATGTAGTGGGAGCAGACTTAGTAGAAGTAGCCCCAATTTACGACCACTCAGAACAAACAGCAAACACAGCAAGCAAACTCATCCGCGAAATGATTCTTGGATGGGTGAAATAA
- the speE gene encoding polyamine aminopropyltransferase codes for MGLWFTEKQTENFGITMKVKRTLHTEQTDFQKLDMVETEEWGNMLLLDDMVMTSIKDEFVYHEMVAHIPLFTHPNPENVLVVGGGDGGVIREVLKHPSVKKATLVEIDGKVIEYSKKYLPEIAGQLDDPRVEVKVDDGFMHIATAENVYDVIMVDSTEPVGPAVNLFTKGFYAGISKALKEDGIFVAQSDNPWFKADLIRSVQKDVKEIFPITRLYIANIPTYPSGMWAFTLGSKKHDPLEVAEERFHDIDTKYYTKELHNAAFVLPKFVKDLIEG; via the coding sequence ATGGGACTTTGGTTTACGGAAAAGCAAACTGAGAATTTTGGCATCACAATGAAGGTAAAGCGCACATTACATACGGAGCAAACAGACTTTCAAAAATTAGATATGGTAGAAACAGAAGAATGGGGCAATATGCTTCTTTTAGATGACATGGTAATGACATCAATTAAAGATGAGTTCGTATACCACGAAATGGTTGCTCATATTCCATTATTCACTCACCCAAATCCGGAAAATGTACTGGTTGTTGGTGGTGGAGACGGAGGAGTTATTCGCGAAGTGCTTAAGCACCCAAGCGTGAAAAAAGCAACTCTTGTTGAAATCGACGGAAAAGTAATTGAGTACTCTAAAAAGTACCTTCCAGAGATCGCAGGACAGCTAGACGATCCACGTGTAGAAGTAAAAGTGGATGATGGTTTTATGCACATCGCTACAGCAGAAAACGTATACGATGTGATCATGGTAGACTCAACTGAGCCAGTTGGTCCAGCAGTAAACCTATTTACAAAAGGATTCTATGCAGGGATTTCTAAGGCGTTAAAAGAAGACGGAATCTTCGTTGCACAATCAGATAACCCTTGGTTCAAAGCGGACTTAATCCGTTCTGTACAAAAAGACGTAAAGGAAATCTTCCCGATCACTCGCCTTTACATCGCAAACATCCCAACATACCCAAGCGGAATGTGGGCATTCACTTTAGGATCAAAGAAGCATGATCCACTTGAAGTAGCTGAAGAGCGCTTCCATGATATTGATACTAAGTATTACACAAAAGAACTTCACAATGCAGCATTTGTGCTACCGAAGTTTGTTAAAGATTTAATCGAAGGCTAA